The stretch of DNA tatatttcgtaatgcacgatcttttttgcatcattaatagcgatcgattttttttctgttgtaagtaactatttttatgtatttatataaaatcaatgaataagatattttcgttttttatagaaaagtttcaaggattttctattatgtaattcttttaaattccagaaaattattgttaaattgaaaaatttaatttgaacttgtttgtaaagcttcatataaaagattaaacaatcaaattgttcaatattatgtgtgcaaacatcagataaagtagtatatgtattcagttattaacttggtgtaaatattgagtttgtttattgtagctgcgttttaagaacctcgctcttttcatggctatttcttttttcagcaaaatttatgtcactgttatagctttatagcttttatgaaaaatgcaaacttttctattcataaaatttaaataagtacaaaaatattcctattatgatttaatattgtaatttatctgttacctttttttgtttaatttgatgattaaaaaatgtctacgtgcaatctttccactttaattgcataatttgttgacggtttcatagttttattctttttttttaatgattaaacaacataatttaatgttttttaactgtgtttagtgcacctaaatccatacattattacaatattactgaaattttagttatatgttcaattttaaaaacaaaaacaagtcaattggttattaaaagtctctttgtttttcttcctttttttttctttcttttttttttttttttttggcggttgttcttttttgttcatcatacagcagtcaaaaaaaggagaagcagccctatacagattgtatgtagtacgatccaaaagttcggagataagctgtataaaaccttacccagaatagttctcattaccgaagcacatccaccttcaaaaggtcaccttgaaggactatgtacttctgccagtgtccATATAACTTTGGAATCACTCCTAGAagtcatttttcgctaccttttatgatgcagctttattttcccctgacggaagaaagcggcgtccatgcaaatgttttttttttttttgctaggaacaggtaaaagtcatacggagctaagtccgacgaaacgttatgttatttgtttgtcatatcagagtattgaccaatcgaaccgtgcatcctcaacatgaaagtcgccttcttctccaggatgaatttaaagcagcagcgcaagaggccttacaggaggttgcgaaaaatgtcttccatgagtgcttctaaaagctatacgaacgttggcagaagtgcatagtcgtccaaggtgactattttgtagatagatgtgctgcggtaatgtgaactattcagggtaaggtttcatacaacttgtcctcgaacttttagatcatactacgtacgtatgagttttcaacctactatttcataacgtttttgagtgacgaaagtttacgcgcatgaaaacatcacaagataatttgcgataattaactgaggaggcgttcaaaatggatatttcggtcatctatatgctcttaggtacatatgcatgtacagatgtgccgaaaaagtttaaattgggtgatcgtaaaatagaaatttaggtcgaaatctgatttttttttttttttgtgattacgattCCTAATTCGTAGAAAGCAAGCAAAGTGAAATGactcaatgatcctttaaatccctgataatctcatcaattcatttctgtttgattttttttccttttttttttgccatcggccaacggcatcggcaatcggccatttggaagaaaacaatcggccatcggccatctttgaacaatcggccaacaatcggcatcggccaaaaaatgccatcggtcgagccctattcaACAATAGATCATAAGGAAGAAGCAAAGGCAGAAAACATTGATTCAATTGAAACaatactgctgtgggcaggtaaagagcagtaactgcaaattttttcgtttttttgcattttttgtacattagctttattgtacaagcttgttcaTTTGGTgctgaaaaaaacgtctaattccaacatttccctattattagtattgaatccaacacacatttcttcaaaaactCATACTCATTTCtatagatactgccgtttacctgcctacGACCGTATGGCCTGAACTACAATTGACGACAATTTGATCACTTTTGTTAAATGGCTGGTTCTTTTTAGATTCTACCCTTACCCTAATATTTCTTCTCATTCTTTTGGCTTTTGGAACTTTTCTATATCACAATTGTCAGTATTATAGTCATTCAAAGAGCAAGTGTACATCTTATTTGGGTAGAACGCTCTATATAGATGTAAGTTTACTTTACTTTGACTTCCGATTCAAGCTAAGGTTTGAACaattccatttgttaaaataggCTATCAGGCAAGCCAGGTTAAAATGCGATAACCATTATGGATAACCATTTGTGCCAATCTAAAAGTTTCTTCTCTTTCAATTCAAACACAAATACGCTGATCCACGGTCAAGCATCAAGCTACCAGAGCcactgtacaattttttttttgggtggagggggggggggaggcctaCTATGCTTctgcatttttttatatttaaactgttTTCCTTTCTGACAGGTCTAAAATGCAGACAATAACTTGTGTCAAGGAATTTGTACAGAAATGCATGAAGAAAGGTGACCGAGATGTGTTTGGGATAACAACAGGACCAAAGTTGGAAATGGTCGAGCAACTGTGTACGGACGGTACCAAAATAAATACTGGTATGATTtcaatttaattcatttgaataCTATAAGGATCAAACATGTACAGTTATCCGTTGGAAATATGTCTTCATTTGAGCCCACCtagcctttattattattattttattttttcggcCAACTGATAGTTTTGGCTTCAACTGAATCCAcatgctgtcaaaaaaaaaaaaaaaaaaagaagaagaagaagaagatgttCTGTGCTTTCAAAAGGTGCCAATAGACATTAAAcaaattggaaaacaaaatatcagATAGTCCAAACCAAAGTGGtacaaaaacaatattaattgAGCACAGTACTTAGAATTGatattaatagcaaaaaaaaaaaaaaaaaaaattgaagagttTAAAAGTTAAAGAAACAGTATAATGGAATTTCTCAGAGAAGTTTTAATatacaatatatattttctttgtaTGGCCTACACATGCTGAAACTTAATTTGAAATTCTATAATTTCTTTATAGGGTACTTAGGAAACATAGAGTGCTGGCAAAAAATTAGTAATGATACAAAACtttgcaataaaaagtttgaacaaTCTCAAAATGCTATAAATAGTGATGATTTGGAAGACAGATTGAGAATTTTTCATAGTTGCTGGTAAGTGATTACTTCCTGTTTTAAAGatgaaacttgtttaaaaatgGTAGTGGTTTTAAATATTCAGTTACAAATTCAATTATGGTTGATATGTAGTTCATTAAAATGGCCTATTTAGGGGATATGCAGCAGTTGCTTTAAACAATATTCTTTCTTGTTTCTTGGTTAAGCTTTCAATATTCGCCATGAATACAAAACAAGCGTACTaattcaaaatacatattttgcaTGGTATGTACTAGCATATaagccaacccccccccccttctacttTTCAGGAGgaaatctggaaaaattcaaaactgcTTATAAGTAAAGCCTTTACTTTCTGGGGAAATCAAGAACGTTTTGCCTCAATTTTTGAgcataacataaataaaaaaaaaggaaaatgaaatgtaatgaaccTTCATTATTTATGTTAAATCAAATTAATGTTAAGAAAATGCCtgctttttattcttttgcacaaaaaaggTTCATTTCTGTGATTGCGATCTTTGTTGAGTTCAATTTTTGTTAcctattgcttttattttgaattattatcAATAAAATTATGTGCTACagctatattttattattttttaaaaaattagtattacGTCATGATTATCagaaaaattcgcaaaaaataCGATTCCCACACTTTTTGCATAGTTGGTCATTTATTGTAACTATTTAGCCATTATTTCAGTCAGACTGTAAAATTTTAGCATAACCCTGTTCCTTTTACTTTCTTTAGCCTCTGTTTAAAAAGGCGACACTAAAAATCGGACCAATGTTCcaagtttttgaatgtttattttttccaaaaactgcttgggattttttttttgaaattctgccCCGCATATAAGTCGACCctctaacttttaattttattttttgtactaaatttctcgacttatacccCCAGTATATAAGAAGTGGTTGTGTTCCCTAACAATCCCATTTGAAATGAAATCGTAGTTTAACTACATTGAAAACGATGTATATCTGATGTAACAAACTAATACTAAAGTACTGCTCGACTAGTAAAAAATGGGTCATCCGACTGAAGGGAGGAGAAGTCTATTGATGCAAATAGGATAGATGCAATGAAAATAGAAACACTGAGTGTAAAGTGTAGTATAGAAAGCTGTAAACATTTTCCATGCATAATGCTCTCTTACTCTTTAGAATGGTCCGTTTTCGATAGCATTCTGAGACCATTATCCATTCTTTGATTCAATATTAGTGAAATGCTGTCAtagaaaaaatgctgtaaaaagtATCATAAGCAGCCTCggagtttcaaattaaaaaaaaaaaagtttgaacacATAGCCAGAAGaagctcctttttttttatagctatCTCCTTCCGTTTTTTAGtccaaatttcttttttgttatcatagaaaaatatattatttaccaAACAGTATGGTACAAGCAGTTTATTTGGCATTTGATAAAATCAgtattttggaataaaaataattaaatttctcaACATTTCCTAAAAACTCTCCCAAGAGAAACGGGTAGTATTATACAAAAATTGTTCTTCACTAATTTAAAACCAACGTTAAAGCATTCATTAATTTATAAGAAATGTTACGGTTTTATTGTGGAAGCATTAACTTCTCAAAATAGAAAcatatttaaacttcaaatttatGCCATATCTTCATTTAATTTTGGAAGTTTGTTTTGTAAATCTCCATTTAAAAATCCACAAGCTGCCACCGACTATATAGGTAGCAATCACTGTGCTAATGAAAATATACTCTTCCTGTAATTCATCCTTTTATTTTGCAGCGCTTTTGATTGGCACAGAAAGTGCAAAGTTAGAGCAGCAGAGAGCAAATGTAATGCAAGAGCAAGTTCTTTCATTGACTACATATCAACTCTTCTAGGCGGCAAAGTATTAGCCAAGCTATGCTATGAATCTTTCCCAAGTTGTATTGATGAATTGTATGGAGCAGATGAAATGGATGATATGGCAGATAGTTCAACTTTCATAGCATCTCCCATAATTTCCATCTATATTTTGCTATATGtgtcattacatttttttatcaattaattatcATCAGCAATTTTTCTATTATTGTAATAAAAtggctttctttaaaaaaaaatacttgttcaCCGACAATGtaaatggaaaaggttttttcCTCTCGTAGTTATGCTATTCAAACATGCCCTTCAACTGTTATGGACTATCCGTAATTgcaacagaacaaaaaaaaaattttctttccaatGGAGCTTTGTAAGAGACCCACCTCAacaggcgtctgggccataaccagacctagtgcgctccccaacaatgcatcagtctttcgtgtgtcaaaattaaggcgctgatgcatgacagtCGTGTTTTTgacgccgagtttccaccagatggaggcacctgggctctcatttgatgcgaaattgcactaggaatttaatttagccaagggatattctaagccaaacgaatacccaagggatcttttacataccccataatcatacaacatgggtactgaagattttctgcatctcgacaATCCATTGACTGGCCACCCGGGTCAGAACCTGGGTCCCCAGGCAGCAAAGGCCAGcacctaaccatcacgccaccagcccgCTCAGAACAGAAAAATATCTTGTGCTACAAGTATTTTAAATAAggtatttttctgtttctatcaTTTAATTTGCAAACTAACAttttgaatgtgtgtgtggggggggggggcatccagtGGGAGGTTAGGAGCCCTGGAGAGgcagggaggcccaaaatgtatagtTCCGAGCCTGGTAAAGGCAAAGTTATTCTtgacatttgtttttcaaaattcttgttttggTGCAACTTTTGCTTGTGCCTCAAGAGCTATGCACACCAAAGTACATTCAAATCTGCATACCTAATCAAGTGATTAATATAGAAGTAACCATGTTATTAAAAGTTTTATGACCCCTATGTTGTACATTTTCATCTTTTCAAAGGTAAACTtaagaactgaacttttattaGAGCTGCAACTTTACAGCAATCTTTTGGCTttggttgaaaaaagaaaaaaaaaacttgaattcacAAAGTGTTGAAACATTAGATAGTGTTAGTTACACTATCTGTTTGTTTAGTAACATTTCAAAGCACAATTTGAAATAATATCTAATATTGAGTTTTACCCATTAGTAGAATATATTGTTTTAATGAGCTGCTAAATATAATATTCTAGGATAGATTTAAACTCCACTCCCGAGTTGTTTCTAGTGTAGATAATGCACCTATATAATAATAGTGGGGTACCATTGGTAAAAAGTCATGTTTTCTATTGTCTTCTTTAATTGGAATAAAGCACTGTttcaataagttaaataaatacctttgtgcataaaaagtaaaattagaaataacgtcaaaaagcaTGTGCCAAtgaagaaaatacatatttttaatcgTTAGTTATGGGCACATTAGTATAAAAgcatcttaaatattttaagtacactcaaacttgtttttgtgcagtggatagggaccacataaaaaacAGCATGATGAAATTGGTCAAAACTTCAAGAGAATCtataaaaaagttttcgcaacacaatttttagaaaaaattatatgtCGTGAAATGGGACTGCATAAAAAgtgtctcacgtagaaaataatttaaaaccttATGATATAACGAGGAActgctttttaaacaaaatccagACACAGTTTCTACTTAGAACCATGCCAAACCTTTCATAATCTTATTTGGAAATGTACAAGGGACCCTTTTCAAATATTCAattaacatatgaggcagtgaaaaacaaagagatgtaagtgcatattttcaagttttgagtaaaacatgtataaagattacgtcctaggtaggctttcatttaaatttctaaatcatgctgtatagcaacaactacaaaggctactagtactatttcttgccgcaagacagaggagagactttcctactatttgtactggttatttccaaatttttaattttgccatttagatccctttgcttctctctgtcTCATACAAGGGCGCTCATAtaggggagcaagagggggcttgagccccctccccttagaaattagaactttcttccttttagtatttttttcttttcaaaaatgtaaaaacctttcttctccagccattaatgaataagttattacaaatgtcaaattttaatgactctaatctgtcctgaaatccgcttccatggggaaaatatcctgctaaaccatggttaaaatatctgagcccccccttacaattttgcatatgggcacccatggtctcatatgtacttattttacacacaaaacttttcaaaatgcataGCCATTATCCTTCATAATCTGACAATACACTTTCTTATGGTAAACTGCTTTAAAATTGACTTCGTCAATTGGAGACACTACCTTGTACTTGTTTTATTGATAACTTCATCAATTAAAATCTAATTTGATTGAAACTTCCATATATCACACAAaagaaaatagaaacaaaaaattgcataaaaagagaCAGAGACTGTACAACAACAGGTTGAGTGCAATGGTTATAATACAGAAAAAGCTAAAGAATGAATAAGTATCAATGAAACTGCAATTTGATGAAAACAGCAATGCCAGTtcaagaaagaattaaaaaaaaaaaacaaaaaaaaacagtagacAGAACTTATAAATACttggggtaggggggggggatatggtgGGGTTATTCTTGAAAGAATGCTTTTAGAATGTACCATTGTTGTTCCTAGAGCACTGATAATACAGGAGAAACCTGATCATTACTGTTGGCTGACCATAACTATCcttacagaaagtttttttttctccagtttgactcaatagataaagttttgttttgtgCAAGACATCACAAAAAATCTTGTGAAAAGGGTATCAATGAAGTTGGGTTTTGCTTTATCTGgatttattgaatattttcagcgatttaatttttttaaaaagagattaAAAGCGAAATGAGAGAAAGAATCATTAATTACATTTAATaacaaatgaagtttttaaactatttattaaaaacatttataaattgaTTCAAAACTCATTACAAActcatttaatgtaaaaataatatatacTTTGATATAGCAAAATGAATTAACAAAAGTTTTTTCCGAAGAAATGGCTTCAGTGATGAAAGAGGCGAAGATTGCTGTGAACCAAAGCTATTCCATATTCATCACAAGCTTCAATGACACACTGATCATTAGTAGAACCAGCAGGACTGACAATGTAAGAAACACCACTCTAAAAAATTAAGATTCAGTGTAAATTTTAGCATTCAAAATTTAGTATTGTAGAACTGGAGAATGACTATACTTTTCAACGTCCCCTTATGTCCGTCACAAGAAttcatttttacaaacaaaaaattgGGTGATTCAAAACTCAtgcaatgcattaaaaatattagcCCTGAGCCGGGAGCTAAAGGCggctaattttttgaaaaatggtatAAAACAAAGAGTTTGCCGGTAACTTTTGCCTGTGTCAGACACAGGCAAATGCATTAAGCAATTCACCAACAAACTGTTGTGCTTCACAGTTTTGGCTATTTTAGTCTCTTGTCTAGTTTGATCAGTGAAAGACAATCTAGGTGGCTTTCAATTCAAAAAACCTGGCTAAAATTAAAACGGCTTTGAAGTCAGGGCTCAAGGAGCAAATCTTGAC from Uloborus diversus isolate 005 chromosome 5, Udiv.v.3.1, whole genome shotgun sequence encodes:
- the LOC129222624 gene encoding uncharacterized protein LOC129222624, whose product is MDFYKKLLGLGLLLCTAFCLASGECDENEFQTCVSQMSDFAEGYSFQATSEALLKETCGSKMQTITCVKEFVQKCMKKGDRDVFGITTGPKLEMVEQLCTDGTKINTGYLGNIECWQKISNDTKLCNKKFEQSQNAINSDDLEDRLRIFHSCCAFDWHRKCKVRAAESKCNARASSFIDYISTLLGGKVLAKLCYESFPSCIDELYGADEMDDMADSSTFIASPIISIYILLYVSLHFFIN